In the Candidatus Poribacteria bacterium genome, one interval contains:
- the yidD gene encoding membrane protein insertion efficiency factor YidD yields the protein MKSKPREVIRFNPEEASELKFVATGLIRLYQEFVSSQDGPTCNFHPTCSRFGMACIQEYGVLRGILLTADRLLRCNGSQAQHYHKDGVTGKYIDPVSDYATLK from the coding sequence ATGAAATCGAAACCCCGAGAGGTTATCCGCTTTAATCCGGAGGAAGCCTCGGAATTGAAGTTTGTCGCGACGGGGTTGATCCGGCTTTACCAGGAGTTTGTCTCCAGCCAGGATGGTCCAACATGCAACTTCCATCCGACATGTTCTCGCTTCGGCATGGCGTGTATACAGGAATATGGCGTCTTGCGAGGGATATTGCTTACGGCGGATAGACTCCTCCGGTGCAACGGTTCGCAGGCGCAGCATTACCACAAAGACGGCGTAACGGGGAAATACATTGACCCTGTTTCAGACTATGCAACACTGAAATAG